A window of Catharus ustulatus isolate bCatUst1 chromosome 25, bCatUst1.pri.v2, whole genome shotgun sequence contains these coding sequences:
- the BAK1 gene encoding bcl-2 homologous antagonist/killer: protein MASGNDGDPPQLEGHRGSLLLSSEGRVAEEAEEVFRSYAFYRYQQERAERGAELLPDPEIEQIQQDLDSTSSEVGHRLAIIGDDICRRYEAEFRTMLESLQPTRDNAFENFTKIASSLFESGINWGRVIALLAFGYRLAMHVWQCGLGGFLRRIARFLGEFMLHHRIARWIAQQGGWAAAIRRYNEIYIKFVLVAAVVLLGHLVVRRFFPS, encoded by the exons ATGGCCTCAGGGAATGATGGGGACCCTCCACAGCTGGAGGGACACCGGGGGAGcctcctgctcagctcag agggccGGGTGGCGGAGGAGGCCGAGGAGGTGTTCCGCAGCTACGCCTTCTACCGCTACCAGCAGGAGCGCGCCGAGcgaggggcagagctgctgcccgACCCCGAGATCGAGCAAATCCAGCAGGACCTGGACAG caccagcagcgAGGTGGGGCACCGCTTGGCCATCATCGGCGATGACATCTGCCGGCGCTACGAGGCCGAGTTCCGCACCATGCTGGAGAGCCTGCAGCCCACGCGCGACAACGCCTTCGAGAACTTCACCAAAATCGCCTCCAG CCTGTTCGAGAGCGGCATCAACTGGGGCCGTGTGATCGCCCTGCTGGCCTTTGGTTACCGCCTGGCCATGCACGTGTGGCAGTGCGGGCTGGGCGGCTTCCTGCGCCGCATCGCGCGCTTCCTGGGAGAATTCATGCTGCACCACCGCATCGCCCGCTGGATCGCGCAGCAGGGAGGATGG GCGGCCGCGATTCGCCGCTACAATGAGATTTACATCAAGTTCGTGCTGGTGGCAGccgtggtgctgctgggacaccTGGTGGTGCGGCGCTTCTTCCCCTCCTGA